Part of the Labilibaculum antarcticum genome, AACTTCTGAAAGGACTTCTACAACAGTGGCATTGTAGGTGTAACTGTCAGAGAATGGAATGGTTTCTATTGCTGATGCGAAATAAGTATGAAACAATAAAATATCGGCATTAAACTTCTTGGCAATACTCATAGCATATTCGCAAATACGAGGTGAGAAATCAGAAAAATCGACAGGAACCAAAATACGATTCACTTCAATTTTTTGCTGAGGAAAGGCTTTTTCAAAATCCTCCTGAGCATAACTCAATTCCAATTCTTCAATTATTTTAAGAGCCTGAGTTAAATCCTGTGCTTTTATTCTTAATTTTACACCTCCACCAATGGCAGATTGTATTAAATTGAGATTTTTCAGAAAGCATTCTACACCTTCTGATTCTAAACGAGTTTTAAGCAACTGTGCTCTGGAGTAGCTATAAGTTGCTAATGTTATCATCCTGTCCTTCATAGCTATTGGTTTTATTGTTCGTTAGTCTTAAGTTACAAAAAAAAGAGATAGTGAACAAAGCGATTTTTTAGAGGAAAGAATGGGTACTAAAATAGATTCTAAATATAATATGCATCCTATGTCGCAATAAAACCCTAGTATTCTTGAAATATCAAAAAAGAATAGTTAATTTTGCGCCTTAATATAGAACAGTTACTTAATAAGTAATTAATTAAACAAACAAAGTTATGTTGAATCATTATGAAACCGTTTTCATTGTAACTCCCGTTTTATCTGAGGCTCAGGTAAAGGAGGCGGTAGAAAAATTTAAAGCCCTTGTCATCGAGAATGGTGGCGAGATGGTTAATGAGGAGAACTGGGGACTGCGCAAGTTGGCTTATCCAATTCAAAAGAAAAGCACTGGTTTTTACCAATTGCTTCAATTTGATGCTCCAGGCGACGTTATCGAAAAATTGGAATTAAATTACAGACGTGATGAAAGAGTCATTCGTTTTTTAACTTTCAAACTTGACAAGCACGCTTTTGAGTATTCTATTAAAAGAAAAGGAAAACTTAAATCTAACAAAGAGGAGAAGTAAGCTATGGCACAGAATCAATCAGAAATTAGATATTTAACCCCTCCATCGGTTGAGATCAAAAAGAAAAAGTATTGTCGTTTTAAAAAGAACAAAATTAAATTCATCGATTATAAAGATCCTGAATTTTTGAGAAAGTTCTTAAACGAGCAAGGTAAAATTTTACCTCGTCGTATCACTGGTACTTCATTGAAATACCAAAGAAAAGTAGCTACAGCTGTTAAACGTTCTCGTCACTTGGCATTGCTACCATACGTAACTGACATGATGAAATAATCTTTAAACAGGAGGAACGAAATGGAAGTAATCTTAAAACAAGATATTCATAGCTTAGGATATAAGAACGACATCGTAGTTGTAAAAAACGGTTACGGTAGAAATTATTTGATTCCTAAAGGAATAGCTACTCTGGCAACAGAATCAGCTAAGAAAATGAATGCTGAAAATATGAGACAAAGAGCTCATAAAGAAGAAAAAATAAAGAACGAAGCTTTAGAAGTTGCTAAAAAACTTGAAGGT contains:
- the rplI gene encoding 50S ribosomal protein L9, with the protein product MEVILKQDIHSLGYKNDIVVVKNGYGRNYLIPKGIATLATESAKKMNAENMRQRAHKEEKIKNEALEVAKKLEGVTLSVGAKTSTTGKIFGSVNNIQIAEALIAKGFEIDRKVIAIKDVVKEIGKYTATIKLHKEVKVDIEFDVVSE
- the rpsR gene encoding 30S ribosomal protein S18 — encoded protein: MAQNQSEIRYLTPPSVEIKKKKYCRFKKNKIKFIDYKDPEFLRKFLNEQGKILPRRITGTSLKYQRKVATAVKRSRHLALLPYVTDMMK
- the rpsF gene encoding 30S ribosomal protein S6 yields the protein MLNHYETVFIVTPVLSEAQVKEAVEKFKALVIENGGEMVNEENWGLRKLAYPIQKKSTGFYQLLQFDAPGDVIEKLELNYRRDERVIRFLTFKLDKHAFEYSIKRKGKLKSNKEEK